A part of Cydia amplana chromosome 24, ilCydAmpl1.1, whole genome shotgun sequence genomic DNA contains:
- the LOC134659127 gene encoding gastrula zinc finger protein XlCGF57.1-like, whose product MSDQTDTYCRLCAETTPITQLITAEDDVAVSSKVLTKMQWINIDITSTVLPTTICFSCFDLLERTWAFLHNARTAQVKLASIFVKKTVDDQSASNSREKKSRDNVPVTKPVDKDWEDFQTTKHEVKVENSDQLDHITTVDASTLLQIDFQVKSEQLSDNEHYDNSIDSEGFSSDSNAPLVEKKKKSKRKKGDYELNDLGVSLTWEEYMCRCAQCDAQCKNMESLQLHSLQIHSCCCVFKCLDCDKVISSYRSFINHVRTHNKSLRRCCEYCNKRFSSSSCLKKHVSNAHRKSYLTTCSNCGSNFETPELLQDHILIYSRSQKKHRKQEALDSDLKCEHCHKEFKSRSNLQQHKLVHMERNREFACHICGKMFFTKGTLSTHMNTHEDSKPHKCEFCPLAFRARGNLISHISLHSGAKPFVCEQCGKSFRVKRHLKSHSIVHTDLMPYVCEYCNKQFRFKTRLNLHLRQHTGAKPYTCIFCQRDFTNGSNYKKHMKRRHNIDTSKKKFNSVGKDEMDNQATIQAVQATVQATIQAIQATQA is encoded by the coding sequence ATGTCGGATCAAACAGATACTTACTGTCGCCTTTGTGCAGAAACAACGCCAATAACACAGCTAATAACGGCAGAGGACGACGTCGCCGTGAGCTCCAAAGTTCTAACAAAAATGCAGTGGATAAACATAGATATTACTTCTACTGTCCTGCCTACAACAATCTGTTTCTCATGTTTCGATTTATTAGAGAGAACCTGGGCGTTTCTACACAACGCACGCACCGCGCAAGTGAAACTAGCGTCCATTTTTGTGAAGAAAACAGTTGACGATCAAAGCGCATCAAATTCTCGTGAAAAGAAATCGCGAGACAACGTTCCCGTTACAAAACCTGTGGACAAGGATTGGGAGGACTTTCAGACCACAAAACACGAGGTAAAAGTAGAAAATAGTGACCAGCTGGACCATATTACAACTGTGGACGCCAGTACACTCCTTCAAATAGATTTCCAAGTTAAGTCCGAGCAGCTAAGCGATAATGAGCATTACGACAATTCAATCGACTCCGAAGGCTTCTCATCTGACAGCAACGCTCCATTGGTTGAGAAAAAGAAGAAGTCTAAACGCAAAAAGGGTGATTACGAACTAAATGACTTGGGAGTGTCGCTAACTTGGGAAGAATACATGTGCCGCTGCGCTCAGTGTGATGCTCAGTGTAAGAATATGGAATCCTTACAACTCCATTCCTTGCAAATACATTCTTGTTGCTGTGTTTTCAAATGTTTGGACTGCGATAAGGTAATCTCGAGCTACAGATCCTTTATAAATCATGTACGAACTCATAACAAAAGTCTCCGACGGTGTTGCGAATATTGCAACAAGCGCTTCTCATCTTCATCCTGCCTTAAAAAACATGTCTCTAACGCTCACCGAAAATCGTACCTAACAACATGTTCTAACTGCGGAAGCAACTTTGAAACCCCAGAACTGCTACAAGACCACATCTTAATTTATTCAAGAAGTCAAAAGAAGCATCGGAAACAGGAGGCGCTGGATTCCGACCTGAAATGTGAGCATTGTCACAAAGAGTTTAAATCTAGAAGTAATTTGCAGCAACATAAACTAGTACACATGGAGCGGAATAGAGAATTCGCTTGTCATATCTGCGGCAAAATGTTCTTCACTAAAGGCACGCTGAGCACACATATGAATACACATGAAGACTCGAAGCCACATAAGTGTGAATTTTGTCCGTTAGCTTTCCGAGCCCGCGGTAATTTAATATCCCACATCAGTCTTCATTCCGGGGCGAAACCGTTTGTTTGCGAGCAGTGTGGAAAAAGTTTCCGAGTGAAACGGCATTTGAAATCACATTCCATTGTACATACAGATTTGATGCCGTACGTGTGTGAATATTGTAACAAGCAATTCCGCTTCAAGACTCGTTTGAATCTCCATTTAAGACAGCATACGGGAGCCAAGCCGTACACATGTATATTCTGTCAAAGGGACTTTACGAATGGATCGAATTATAAGAAGCATATGAAACGTAGGCACAATATTGACACGTCGAAGAAGAAGTTTAACTCTGTTGGTAAGGACGAGATGGATAATCAGGCAACTATTCAAGCTGTGCAAGCTACAGTCCAGGCAACGATACAAGCTATTCAAGCAACGCAAGCTTGA
- the LOC134659047 gene encoding probable cytochrome P450 6a13 has translation MTPAFTSGKLKAMFPLIVERTERLQRSAVAKLGSEVDVRNLMARYTTDFIGFGLDTDSISDETSTFRKLGKRTFTFTIREELMFFLKEVATEVFKNFEYLAPEIERNTVALVKGIMEQRNYKPSGRNYFIDLLLELKAR, from the coding sequence ATGACGCCAGCGTTCACGTCCGGCAAGCTGAAGGCGATGTTCCCTCTGATCGTGGAGAGGACTGAGCGGCTGCAGCGCTCCGCCGTCGCCAAGCTGGGTTCAGAAGTAGACGTGCGAAACCTCATGGCGCGCTACACCACCGACTTCATCGGCTTCGGTTTAGACACGGATTCAATCTCCGATGAAACCTCAACTTTCAGAAAGCTAGGCAAACGTACTTTCACGTTTACAATCAGAGAAGAATTAATGTTCTTTTTAAAGGAAGTGGCTACGGAAGTGTTTAAAAATTTCGAATATTTAGCGCCGGAAATTGAAAGGAATACTGTAGCTTTAGTCAAAGGTATCATGGAGCAGAGAAACTATAAGCCTTCAGGCAGAAATTATTTCATAGACTTGCTTCTAGAATTGAAggcccgttaa